Genomic DNA from Methanosarcinales archaeon:
GATAAAAATGGACGATATAATGGCAGACATAGAAGAGATGATGGAAAATCTAAAAACAGTTGATGATGCAATCAACCTGGCACTGACTATCGAAAATCAGGGACTAAAATTCTATTCAGAAAAAGCAAATACCGCGGTAAGTATTCTAGCTAAGGAACTGTTTACATATCTGGCAGCAGAAGAAGCTAAACATATCGAATACCTTAATAATTTTGGAAAAACAGGTAATGCATCTTCAATAAGAAATGTTGATCCAGCTGATTTCACCTCATCTTTTGAGATGGAATTTACCGGTGCAAAACCTGGTGAGATGGATGTATTAATGGGAGCCTTAGGGTTTGAACAAAAAAATGAGAACTTCTATAATAAGCTGGCAGTACGGGCCGAAGACCCTGACCAGAAAGAATTCTTTACCATAATGACTTCGTTTGAACACAAACATCTTGAACTGATTGATGGTTTTATTGACGCTGCGACCCAGTTCAGAATGCAGACATAAGTGATGGAGGTACTTGTATGGGGGATAAACCAAAACCCTTTGAACTGACTAAGGGTGTCTATTGGGTAGGGGTTGTTGATTGGAACCTCCGTGATTTTCATGGTTATGTCACATCCAAAGGGACCACTTACAATGCATATTTGATCGTAGATGAAAAAATCGCTCTTGTAGACACAGTAAAATCAGAGTTTTCCTCTGAGATGCTTATGCGCATAAGCCAGATCATAGACCCTGCAAAGATCGACTACGTGATAGCTAACCATGTTGAAATGGACCATTCAGGATCACTTCCCGCAGTCATGGAAGTCGTCCCAAATGCACCCATATACTGCACAAAACGGGGATGTGACGGCCTGAGCCTGTATTACCATGGTGACGGATGTGAGGATTGGCACTTTGAAACGGTAGAAACAGGGACTGAATTGAGTCTGGGCAGCAAGACGTTGATGTTCATCGAAGCAACCATGCTCCACTGGCCCGACAGTATGCACACCTATCTCAAGGAAGATAAGATCCTGCTCTCCAATGACGCATTCGGGCAGCATATTGCTACTTCAAAGAGGTTCAACGATGAAGTGGATGACGTGCTTGAGGATGCTGCTGAATATTATGCTAATATCCTGATGCCTTTCGGCCAGGTCATCCTGAAATACGTCGATACTGTGGGAGAACTGGGCATCGATATAGATATGATCGCACCCTGCCACGGCATTATTTGGCGGGATAATCCTGCCCGGATCATAGAAGCATACGGACGCTGGGCAAGGGGAGAGAACAAAGAGAAGGTGCTGATCATCTACGATACCATGTGGGGCAGCACCTACAAAATGGCAAATGCAATACTGGAAGGGGTAAAGTCGGCCGGTGTCGAAGTAAAATTACTGAACATCAGGAAGAATGATCAGAGCAAGATCATAAAAGAAGTACTTGACGCGCCTGTGTTCTTTATCGGTTCGCCCACTTTGAACAATGGAATGTTTCCTTCAGTTGGTGGATTTTTAACATATCTTAAAGGACTGCGACCCAGAGGAAAGAAAGCTGTAGCCTTCGGATCTTATGGCTGGGGAAAAGGAGCTGTTAAGGGGGTTGAATCAGAATTAAAAGCCGCTGGTTTCGAGATAATCGAACCTGGATTGGAGATACGATACCGGCCCGATGAGGAGGGACTTGCATCCTGCAGATCTCTGGGGGAGCGGGTAGCTAATATTGTAAAAGAACAGATGGTGATGGGGTGAGATTAAATGGAAGATATTGAAACCGAGATATATGAATGGGCAAAACAGAATGCAGAAGAACACGGGTATAAGCTGAATCCGGATTATGATATTGTAGCTATTGCAATAAAAGGAATGGCCAATAATAAGAAAAAGTATGGGGAACAATACTGTAGTTGTCGGGAGATCACAGGCAATAAACAAGAGGATCGTAAGATCATCTGTCCGTGCGTATACAGAACAAGGGAGATCGAGCAGCGGGGAGCATGTAAATGCGCACTTTACGTTAAATAAGCAGGCTTTGGGGATTTGTGGCAGGGATATCCCTGCTACTTTTTATGCAGATTGCATGCAGTGGGGCTTTTGGAATTATTTATCCAAAGTTTGGAATTTTCAGACATCGGGTTGCAAAACGGCTAACCAGCGCATCCTGATTATTCAATTATACAAGTCCAAACCTATTTTATTAATTTTAGAATAATGTCGTCAAATTTTTGTGATCTGTAATAAACTAATTTCTTTTTTCCAGAGGTAGTTTTTTCTAAAAGCCCCAATTTTTCTAAATAAATAATATCTTTTCTAGCCGTTTCATAAGCAGTATTGAACCTATTTTGTATCTCTTTTATTGTAAATGAAAACTTAGGGTCATCAAAAATAAATTTTAAAATATATATTTGTCTTTCATTTATGTCTTTAATTATCCTAAAATCATATAGATCCCGTTTTTCCTGAATTTTATTATTTATATACTTTTTAAGATTGTTAAAGGCTAAGTCTATTGTTTTTAGCTGATAATTTATAAAATAGGTTAAATCATTTTCATCAAGTTCAGTGTATAAATATGCTTTTGCATATTGTGTGCGTGAATTAATAATTATTCTTGAAATAGACATATACTCTATTAACCAGTAATCTCTTGAAAGCAAATACCAATAAAAAATTGCTCTTGCCGTTCTTCCATTTCCATCTACAAAAGGGTGGATATACCCAATTAGAAAATGCAATATAATGGCTCTTATCATTGGATGAATAAATCTGGTCTCATCACTTTCATTTGCAAAATTACAAAAATCGTCCATTAATTGTTCTATTTTTTTATAGTCCGGGGGATGGTAAACAACATTCCCTGTTAAATCCACTACAGATATGTCATTTGCAGCTCTATATTTACCTTCGTTACTTGGATCTTCCAAAGTGTCTTTGGCAATTGAAGTATGAATTTCAAGTATTAGTTCAGAATCAAGTTTTTTATTTATTAATGGTTTTATTTTTTTAATTGTATTATAATTGTTAAGAATCATTTGTTCAGATATGTTTTTTGGTTTTCTACCCTTTCTCAACATCGATTTGGCATATTCTCTGGTAGTGACAGCTCCTTCTATTTGACTTGAAGCAATTGCTTCTTCCATAATTGAATTAATTAAATATTGCTTTTTCTCATCCTTTGGGATAATATTTCCTTCTAGATTTCCCCCTAAATTAAGATCAAAATGGTGAAGTTTTTGGTTGATATAAGGAGTTAAATTATATTTAAATTCAAATCCTTCAAGGTCACTTAATTTAATTATTTCAGGATGGGAGTTTCTTTGTGTTTTGGTGATTTTCCATAATATTTCAGGATTGATCTGTTGGGAAATTTCCTTATGTTTTAATTCTGACCAATATAAATATCTATTATAAATATCTGAGAATGACTGTCTAAATGTTTCATTTCTTAAATAATTACAAATCTCATTAATTTCGTTTGCTTTAATTTCTGATAAAGGTGGTTTCTCTGGAATTTTCATAATAACCATTAATTACTATTTTTAACAATATTAGTAATTAATAGTAATTAATCGTAATTAAAGTTTTTCTACAAAGGGGTTTAGGATTACATATCTTAATATTTTATGCGCCCGCATGGGTGCCTCGGACAAAGCGTAGCGGCATCCGGGGTAGGTGACTCTACCAAAACTACTTTTATGTGCATCCTTAGAATATGAATCTAAAACATTCTTTAAAGTATAAACAAGGGCACAATTCATTCAGATTTTTATTTAATCGATATGTTCATAATATAGATAACAAACTTAAATAATACTAGTTTGAAACATTTTAATATTTTTGTCCAACCTCATTCACCCACTAGATGCCTTGCATTTGTAACGCAGGTCGTTAACTTAAATACCCCTCGAACAATCCTCTTTGACCAATCACATTGAAAAAATCCGCCACCCCAAGCATCTCCATCCTCCGCCCTACAATGACATACTTATTATCATTGTTATGTTGATAATAGTCGAAAACCCATATATCCGTTCCAGACAAAATAATACCTGATAGCACAATGGAAATATCAATAAAACGACAAAACCCACCAAAATAGCTGTGATCCGGTGGAGCTGGTTGAAGGGACGCATCACTTTAAGGAGATGAAAAAAATGGTAAAGAGAACTATCGTAACAATAGATGAGGACAAATGTACAGGTTGCGGAAAGTGCGTTGCACCATGCGCAGAAGGAGCCATACAGATAATTGACGGGAAGGCCAGGGTAATGTCAGAGGACCTGTGCGACGGTATGGGTTATTGCATTGGCATCTGTCCTGAAGGAGCAATGGCTGTAGAGGAGCGTGAAACTGTGGAATTTGATGAGGAGAAGGCTGAAGCACAACCTAAAAAGTCAGACATATCCATCAAATGTTTCAACTGCAACAAAGGCGAGAACGAGGTGTACCTGCTTCCACTGCGCCATGAGATGAAGAGCGAATGGGTGTGCACGCGCTGTTTGCCAATGTTGATACACGGTTGATATCAATGGAAACCATCAGTCTGGAACTATCAGCAAAGGTGGATAACCTGTGCGACTATTCATTCAATTTTCACTGGCAGGACCAGAAGCTTGACCCTGCATCAGTTATCCCTCATCAAAAGGGCAGTTCTCATACATACCAGGACCTGGTGGATGCACTGAAAACTGGTAACGATGTGCACATCAAAGGAGATGTGGGGGCCAGGTTCGCCCACAGTATGGGCGCTGACCTGAAACATTTTGGCGGTACCGGAAAGCCTGAGCCTGCAGGTAGGGTGTTCGTTGATGGGGATGTGGGTGTTGAGGCAGGTATGGGTATGGTTTCAGGCATTCTCTACATCAATGGAACTATTGAACAGCCAAGGGGTAATATTGTGGAAGTAGGATCTGACACAGAAGGATACAGGAAATATCGATCAATAACTGACGTCATGTGCAATGGGCTGGATGATGCCAGACTGATCCACAATTCTCTGGTTGATGCAACCCTGATCATCAAGGATAAAATAATTCGTGGAACCATTGGTGCCCGCATGGATTGTAGGGGTACCGTGATAGTCGAAGGAGATGCCTATAACGGTACCGGTCTGTTAATGCGAAGAGGGACTGTGTACATTAAAGGTTGTGCTGGCATGAATACGGGTTCAAGGCTGGACGGTGGTACAGTAGTGGTCAGCGATAAAATTGATGAATTCGCAGGTGCATACATGAAATCCGGGAATTTGATTTTCAATGACGCAAAAGGATATATTGGTGCTGGTATGACCGGAGGTGCTATTTTTTCAAAAAAAAAAGTGTCGGTAAACCCTCCTGTCACGTCAGGTAAGAAGAGCAGTGAAAACAATACAATGCTTCGCAGGGTGCTGGACATTGGTCGTTTGGAAGCCATGCAGTACCACAAATATGAAGTGGGACCCAAAAAGCAGGAATATGCTAAAGTGCGCATGCGTGACGGTTCTGTGATAATGAGAAAAGTATAATTTTAAAACTCTGGAGGAAAGTATAATGGGATTTGTAAAAATAATCGAAACAGTGGGATCGTCTCCCACAAGCTGGGAGGAAGCTTTACAATCTGCAGTGGATGATGCATCGAACCTTCCCATATTTAAGAGTAAAGGGAATATCACAAAGGTCAATGTGAAGAACTTTGATGTTGAAGTGGAAGATAATAAGATATCATTGTTCAAGTGCAGGGTAGAGATATTCCTGGAGTAAAATACTATGGGAAATATATCAACAGGTCAATAAATACCTATTTAATGTTATAACGTTATAACAACGTGTATGACTGAAGTTTTTGAAGCAAAACTAAGAAAAATAGGCAATTCTCTTGGAGTGATCATCCCCTCAGAGATAATTGAGGAAATGGAATTTAAAGAAGGAAACCTCATACATGTTGCGATCCCGCCATCGGATAATGAACAGAGGAATGCGGTATTGATGGATATTGCCGGTATCGATAAAAAGAAACCTAAATTTCAAAGAGAAAAGAGAGATAGATACTAATGTTCCTCGATACTTCGATTATCATAGAGATTTTTCGTTCAGGAAAAAGCAGTAAACAATTTGAGGAGATATACTATCAAATAAAGGATGAGCCATTATTCATTTCAATCATTCAGGTAGGAGAGATATCAGATTGGTGTTTGAAAAATGATATTGATCCTGTAAAACGCATATTAAAATTGAAACATATCCTAAACACCATCCCATTAAGTGAAACAATATGTCTTGAAGGGTCACAAATCAAACACGATATGCGAAATAGGGAAATATCCAAATTCAGTTTAATGGATGGGATTATCCTGGCCAGTGCGAGGTCAATTAACCAAAAACTTCTTTCCACTGACAATGATTTTCGAAAAACCAGTGATGTTATAATATTGTAAATAGGTACTTAGATACATACATGTTTATAACTCCTGATACAAACCCTGAAGCAGCAGTGCATCACCTTCCAGATTAGGGCTTTCACAGATCACAGTACCTTTGATATCATATTCTTTCCATGCCCTGACAAGCCCTTCATAATCCATATCCGACTCCTGAAGGATCAAATGGTTCTTTTCACCTTTGGGGCCATATTCAATGCCAGACACATGGATATGCATATTATCCAATCCCTCCCTTCCAAGATATTCCTCGATCATATCAAGTATCCCGCAGAACTCGTTATATGAATTTAATTCCCCACCCCTCGCATGCAGGTGGGCAAAATCATAACAAGGCATAATCCCTTCGATATCAGCACTCATTTCCAGAAGTTCGGTAAGGCTTCCAAACTGAGACCCCTTGCCGGTGGTCTCGGGCCGAAGCATTATCTCGATTCCC
This window encodes:
- a CDS encoding PIN domain-containing protein translates to MFLDTSIIIEIFRSGKSSKQFEEIYYQIKDEPLFISIIQVGEISDWCLKNDIDPVKRILKLKHILNTIPLSETICLEGSQIKHDMRNREISKFSLMDGIILASARSINQKLLSTDNDFRKTSDVIIL
- a CDS encoding Fic family protein, which codes for MKIPEKPPLSEIKANEINEICNYLRNETFRQSFSDIYNRYLYWSELKHKEISQQINPEILWKITKTQRNSHPEIIKLSDLEGFEFKYNLTPYINQKLHHFDLNLGGNLEGNIIPKDEKKQYLINSIMEEAIASSQIEGAVTTREYAKSMLRKGRKPKNISEQMILNNYNTIKKIKPLINKKLDSELILEIHTSIAKDTLEDPSNEGKYRAANDISVVDLTGNVVYHPPDYKKIEQLMDDFCNFANESDETRFIHPMIRAIILHFLIGYIHPFVDGNGRTARAIFYWYLLSRDYWLIEYMSISRIIINSRTQYAKAYLYTELDENDLTYFINYQLKTIDLAFNNLKKYINNKIQEKRDLYDFRIIKDINERQIYILKFIFDDPKFSFTIKEIQNRFNTAYETARKDIIYLEKLGLLEKTTSGKKKLVYYRSQKFDDIILKLIK
- a CDS encoding 4Fe-4S binding protein, with product MVKRTIVTIDEDKCTGCGKCVAPCAEGAIQIIDGKARVMSEDLCDGMGYCIGICPEGAMAVEERETVEFDEEKAEAQPKKSDISIKCFNCNKGENEVYLLPLRHEMKSEWVCTRCLPMLIHG
- a CDS encoding flavodoxin domain-containing protein, whose translation is MGDKPKPFELTKGVYWVGVVDWNLRDFHGYVTSKGTTYNAYLIVDEKIALVDTVKSEFSSEMLMRISQIIDPAKIDYVIANHVEMDHSGSLPAVMEVVPNAPIYCTKRGCDGLSLYYHGDGCEDWHFETVETGTELSLGSKTLMFIEATMLHWPDSMHTYLKEDKILLSNDAFGQHIATSKRFNDEVDDVLEDAAEYYANILMPFGQVILKYVDTVGELGIDIDMIAPCHGIIWRDNPARIIEAYGRWARGENKEKVLIIYDTMWGSTYKMANAILEGVKSAGVEVKLLNIRKNDQSKIIKEVLDAPVFFIGSPTLNNGMFPSVGGFLTYLKGLRPRGKKAVAFGSYGWGKGAVKGVESELKAAGFEIIEPGLEIRYRPDEEGLASCRSLGERVANIVKEQMVMG
- a CDS encoding TIM barrel protein, with product MKRLRFGTAGVPISAMDRNSISGVSRVRELGLSCNEVEFVRGVKIGDETAIRLGEAAKKKDVALSVHAPYYINLNSREIEKVEASKQRILESARIGAIFEGRAVVFHPAFYHTDSLDMVYGIVKTHMIEMVEQLDDAGIEIMLRPETTGKGSQFGSLTELLEMSADIEGIMPCYDFAHLHARGGELNSYNEFCGILDMIEEYLGREGLDNMHIHVSGIEYGPKGEKNHLILQESDMDYEGLVRAWKEYDIKGTVICESPNLEGDALLLQGLYQEL
- a CDS encoding formylmethanofuran dehydrogenase, translating into METISLELSAKVDNLCDYSFNFHWQDQKLDPASVIPHQKGSSHTYQDLVDALKTGNDVHIKGDVGARFAHSMGADLKHFGGTGKPEPAGRVFVDGDVGVEAGMGMVSGILYINGTIEQPRGNIVEVGSDTEGYRKYRSITDVMCNGLDDARLIHNSLVDATLIIKDKIIRGTIGARMDCRGTVIVEGDAYNGTGLLMRRGTVYIKGCAGMNTGSRLDGGTVVVSDKIDEFAGAYMKSGNLIFNDAKGYIGAGMTGGAIFSKKKVSVNPPVTSGKKSSENNTMLRRVLDIGRLEAMQYHKYEVGPKKQEYAKVRMRDGSVIMRKV
- a CDS encoding dodecin domain-containing protein, with the protein product MGFVKIIETVGSSPTSWEEALQSAVDDASNLPIFKSKGNITKVNVKNFDVEVEDNKISLFKCRVEIFLE
- a CDS encoding FtrB — translated: MEDIETEIYEWAKQNAEEHGYKLNPDYDIVAIAIKGMANNKKKYGEQYCSCREITGNKQEDRKIICPCVYRTREIEQRGACKCALYVK
- a CDS encoding ferritin family protein; translation: MADIEEMMENLKTVDDAINLALTIENQGLKFYSEKANTAVSILAKELFTYLAAEEAKHIEYLNNFGKTGNASSIRNVDPADFTSSFEMEFTGAKPGEMDVLMGALGFEQKNENFYNKLAVRAEDPDQKEFFTIMTSFEHKHLELIDGFIDAATQFRMQT